A stretch of Anaeromyxobacter dehalogenans 2CP-1 DNA encodes these proteins:
- a CDS encoding (R)-mandelonitrile lyase yields MRITRAGTQVSQKGPADWFTGTVRVDMLFQANDPARASGGQVTFEPGARTAWHTHPLGQTLIVTSGAGRVQQWRGPIEELRPGDVVWIPPGVKHWHGAAPATAMTHLAIQEALDGKAADWMEKVTDEQYAP; encoded by the coding sequence ATGCGCATCACACGTGCAGGCACGCAGGTTTCGCAGAAGGGACCGGCCGATTGGTTCACCGGCACGGTCCGGGTGGACATGCTGTTCCAGGCGAACGATCCGGCGCGGGCCAGCGGCGGCCAGGTCACGTTCGAGCCGGGCGCCCGCACCGCGTGGCACACCCACCCGCTCGGCCAGACCCTGATCGTCACCTCCGGCGCCGGCCGCGTGCAGCAGTGGCGCGGTCCCATCGAGGAGCTCCGGCCCGGCGACGTGGTGTGGATCCCGCCCGGCGTGAAGCATTGGCACGGCGCCGCGCCCGCGACCGCGATGACGCACCTGGCGATCCAGGAGGCGCTGGACGGGAAGGCCGCCGACTGGATGGAGAAGGTCACCGACGAGCAGTACGCACCGTGA